A region from the Lolium perenne isolate Kyuss_39 chromosome 4, Kyuss_2.0, whole genome shotgun sequence genome encodes:
- the LOC127291774 gene encoding actin-related protein 2/3 complex subunit 4, with product MANTLRLYLTCIRNTLEAAMCLQNFPCQEVERHNKPEVELKTSPELLLNPVLICRNEAEKCLVETSINSIRISLKVKQADELENILAKKFLRFLSMRAEAFQVLRRKPVQGYDISFLITNYHCEDMHKHKLIDFIVQFMEDIDKEISELKLSVNTRGRLVATEFLKQFI from the exons ATG GCTAATACGCTGCGATTGTATCTGACTTGCATCCGGAACACTCTGGAGGCTGCCATGTGCCTGCAG AATTTTCCTTGCCAAGAAGTCGAGAGGCACAACAAACCAGAGGTGGAGCTCAA GACTAGCCCTGAACTTCTGCTGAATCCA GTGCTTATATGCCGTAATGAAGCTGAGAAGTGTTTGGTAGAGACTTCGATCAATTCAATCCGTATAAGCTTGAAG GTTAAGCAGGCAGATGAACTAGAAAATATTCTTGCAAAGAAGTTTCTTAGGTTTTTGTCAATGAGGGCAGAGGCATTCCAAGTGTTGAGAAGAAAACCAGTTCAG GGTTATGACATTAGCTTCCTCATAACAAACTACCATTGCGAGGACATGCACAAGCATAAGCTCATAGATTTCATTGTGCAGTTTATGGAG GACATTGACAAGGAGATCAGCGAGCTGAAGCTTTCAGTGAATACACGTGGCCGGCTAGTGGCGACAGAGTTCTTGAAGCAGTTCATATGA